The sequence AGTGCCCCCCATGTATCCCCAGCGCGCTGCTTGCTCtatctatataaaataaaacaatctaaattttgctgaataccgagacttttgtttctcatttttaacaCCGGGGTTTTGAGTAGCGCGGGTCTGTTTTCCCGTGCCGGGCTGGGGATTGCGGCACAGCcagcccggggcggggcggccgcgaCCTGGAAGCGAAGCGGCGTCAGCGGCAGCGACTTCccggggcagggatgggatggggcgGCCGCAGGTACGGGCCGGGCCGGCTcgggagggctgggctgggcacagctcgGAGGCCGGGCGGCTTTGAGTGGGTTCGGGTGGGCTCTGGCTGTTTTGGGTGGCTTTAGGGCGATTTGGGTGGGTTGGACTGGGTTTAGCTGGGTTTGTGTTGGAATCCGGGCGGCTTTGAGCGGGTTCGGGTGGGCTCTGGCTGTTTTGGGTGGCTTTAGGGCGATTTGGGTGGGTTGGACTGGGTTTAGCTGCGTTTGGGTTGGAATCCGGGCGGGTTTGAGTGGGTTcgggtgggtttggggtgttttgagTAGCTTTAGGGTGATTTGGGTGGATTTAGGGTGGGTGCAGAGTGGATTTGGATGGGTTGGAGTGGGTTTAGCTGGGTTTGAGTTGGAATCCGGGTGAGTTACAGCGGGTTCGGGTGGGTTCTGGCTGTTTTGGGTGGCTTTAGGGTGATTTGAGTGGATTTAGGGGTGGGTATGAGTGAATTtaggtggatttggggtggtttgtGTGGATTTAGGGTGGGTTTGAGTGAATTTAGGTGAGTTGGGGTGGTTTGGGTAGATTTGGGTGAATTTGGATGGGTTGGAGTGGGTTTagctgggtttgggttggaatcCGGGTGGATTTGAGTGGGTTCTGGCTGTTTTGAGTGGCTTTACGGTGATTTGGGTGGATTTAGGGTGGGTCCGGAGTGGATTTGGGTGGGTTGGAGTGGGTTTAGCCGGGTTTGGGTTGGAATCCGGGTGGATTCGGGGTGTTTTGAGTGGCTTTAGGGTCATTTGGGTGGGTTCCGGGTGGGTTTGAGTGAATTtaggtggatttggggtgttttgagTGGCTTTAGGGTGTTTTGGGTGGATTCTGGGTAGGTTTGAGTGAATTTAGGTGAGTTGGGGGTGGTTTAGGTGGATTTAGGGTGGGTTTGAGTGAATTTAGGTGAGGTGGGTTGGGTTCTGGGTGGGTTGGAGTGGGTTTagctgggtttgggttggaatcCGGGTGGATTTGAGTGGGTTCTGGCTGTTTTGAGTGGCTTTACGGTGATTTGGGTGGATTTAGGGTGGGTCCGGAGTGGATTTGGGTGGGTTGGAGTGGGTTTagctgggtttgggttggaatcCGGGTGGGTTGGAGTGGGTTCGGGTGGATGTGGGGTGTTTTGAGTGGCGTTAGGGTGTTTTGAGTGGATTCTAGGTGGTTTCagtggatttggggtgttttgagTGGCTTTAGGGTGTTTTGAGTGGATTCTAGGTGGTTTCagtggatttggggtgttttgggtggatttggggtgcttTGGGTGGATTTAGGTGGGTTAGGGTGGGCTCGGGGTgttttgggtggatttggggtgcttTGGGTGGATTTAGGTGGGTTAGCGTGGGCTCGGGGTgttttgggtggatttggggtgttgTGGGTGGTTTCTGGTGCTGGATCCCATCCCggctgtcccggtgtccccgcggGCGGTGGCCGCTCTCGCACGGTGACATCCCCGCCCCTGCTGCTGTGCCGGGTGGGAaatgggggctgtgctgcagggggtTCAGGattccccaggagctgccctggagccTCCACGGGGTTCAAAGCACCAGTGCCATATTAGAAATTTGGAATTTCAGCATTAATTGCTTTGGCCAAGCTGCTCAAGCCCCGATTATTTATTTGGCTCCcaaaaagcacagcactgtgctggttCCTGCTCTGGAACCATTGAGGTGCTCACTTGGTGTGGAGCTCAGTGGAGTTAAACCTGGCCCTTAAATTTGAGATCTAaactatatttatatttatatttatatttatatttatatttatatttatatatatttatatttatatttatatttatatttatatttatatttatatttatatttatatttatttatattttatttatatttatttatatttatatgtatttgtatttatatttaatacaCATTTGTCCTCAACAGCCTCTTTCTTGTTGGTAAGTGAGGCAATGGGAAGGACAGGGCAGCTTGTGCAAGTGTAAAATGGGAATAATTCTGGAGAAGCCTCTGAACAGCCTGGTGAATCATGGGGCAGTGGGTAAGAACAGAGAGCAAAATGGGGCAGAATTGGGAAATCTGGCACCTTTCAGAAAGGTTGGTTTATTCtggctttttcctctcctgcacaTCTACCCTTGGCTATGTGGGAGAGCCTGGGGGAGTTTGGGTCATGACCAAACAACAAGGatgtgtggggagcagggaatgccTGCAGGTGAGGGGTGTTTCCATTATCCATGGGGCTGAAAATGTTgtctgtgtttggtttttgctactaaaacaaaagccaaaggTCAAACCAAAGGTTGAGTGGTGGGAATTTCGGATCAGAGAGGATTTTATAAAAGTCAATTTTACAGCAGGAGGAATGGAGCTGGGTGAGGAATGTGCCAGCAATTAGTGATGAGGAGACAAAGGGCTTCAGTTCAAGTGAAGACTCAATATTTTGAGTGGATGCATCACCTCTGATGCTAAAGAGTGTTGTGGAAACAGAGTTTTTATCCCTTCCTGTTGGCACCCCTGGAATACCTGCTTTTGTTCCCTTGGTTCCAGAccttctcagaaaataaaagctctgtTGAGACTGGGAGGTGTGGggagcccttccctgcctctccctgggaatctgtcctgctgggagaggtgcccagcccctcctggcaggatgggaaggctcagggacagcagctgcctctgatccctgtccccagtgtccccagcactgggaccctgctctgcacccctgggctgtccctgggctttGGTGACCTCACCACTCACACTCGTCCCCTTGTCCTGCTCCCTCTGAGTCACTCCTGCTGTCTCCAGCACACCATTCCAGTTTccagtggtttgggttggttttttgtttggctggttgttttggttttttggtttgtttggttttttttttgtttttttttccccaaaattgcTCTCTTGCAAAATCTGGTGGTTGAAAAGCTGCTTTGTTTAGCtctggtttgggtttatttgcTGGTTCAGAAACAGCCAGAGCTTGGACatctccctgctggcagcaggagctcctcaTGGAGTGAGAGCTGGGTCAGACCCTGGGCCCTGCCCTGGAATTTTGATCTAGTTTGAAGCACAGGTCCTACCTTGATTCCAGCTATTGTTGCAGCTGAATCCATTTTGTATTTTAGGCTTCAAATGACATGCGTAGATCCTCTGTTGGGAAAGTTTTAACTCAGGAAGAGAGCAGAGATGCCCTTTGGGTGGCAGAGCCTTGAGACAGGAGTTTCTCCTCAGGCACTTGTGTTCTGTGTGTCTCAGACTGCCATCACTCAGGGTCTCTCCTGGTTCTGCTCCCTCCCTGGCTCCAGGCTGTAGCTGATGCCCAGCCCCCCCTGGAATGATGCCGTCGAGGACCAACCTCTCTGCTGGGATTCCCAGTAGCAAAGTCAAATACTCCAAGCTCTCCAGCACTGATGATGGATACATTGACCTGCAGGTAAGAAGTGGGGAAGGAAGCTGTAAAACCACGAGggtgggcagccacagctcagccttgctcaggagctgctgctcgTGCATCTctggtggagcagctgcagctcagggagggacaAGGCTGGGTGGGAGCCAAACCCTCGACCCTTCCCCTCTGGAAAGCCCAAGGAGCCTTTCTGGCAACAGGACTGGGAGTAAGGGCTGCCTCAGCAGGGTCTCCATGGCAGAACTCCTCCTGGAGGGGCCTTtacagagcctggcagcagagctgctgcagcactttgtcctgtgtcacctctgccagctgtggggtcacatctgtgctgtgctgggtggggagctgtgctgagttCAGCTGCTCAGTATTTGGGTTTTTCCATCCAGTTCAAGAAGAgcccacccaaaatcccctaCAAGGCCATTGCACTGGCTGTGGTGCTCTTCATGATCGGGACCTTCCTCATCATCATCggggccctgctgctggcagggtaCATCAGCAAAGGGGTGAGTGCTTCGTGGCATtctgcactgctcctgcctgtctCAGAGCTGCCCTCACCCCCCTGGCCAGCAGGTGacaggaaacagcctcaagttgcacAGGGGGGTTTACATTCAGAATTAGGAAAGGTTTGTTGTGGAAGGGGTGGGaaagcctggcacagctgcagtggtggAATCCCCGTGTCTGGGAGTGTGCAGAACACCTGGATGtggacatgggttagtggtggccCTGGGGGTGGGGCTGGGTCATGGTTGGATTTGATGACCtggaaggtcttttccagcctcaaggATGCTGTGATCATGCTCAGTGTAGAACTTCAGAGCCACAGGAAGTGAGCAGGGAATTGATTGCCACCAtggcctggctgtgctggcagcccccTTTCCCTGGGATCCTGCactcagcctggctggagcaggctcagagctgggctggccatctgcagggagggctgagagTCCCTGGGCAGgtcacatccctgtcctggagAGATCTGAGCCCATGCAGATcgtgcagggacagggaggagctgccagaCCCCATGTGGGGCACGGCACCATTCCCCATCTGGCTGTGGTTGGATCTGCTCCTGCAGTTCTGGGTgtttctccctgctccctgtgctgtgggctcagggcagagctggcagctgttATCTCTGTGGCAGCAGCGGCCTCTGGGCTCTATCAGCAGCACTCCAGGACAGATCCCTGGGCTCATGCTCAGCCACACTcgcagctcccagccctggctgcacgTCCAGGGGGGTCCCTGGTGAAGGATGAGGACCCTTGAGGGCTTCTGCAGCAAGGAGGAGATGCCAGGACAGGATTAAGGGCTCAGCCTGACAACAGCTGAGATATTTCTGGTGGAAGatggatttttgttgttggatactgctgggaaccagggaacAGCTTGGATTTCTCACgctgctcaaggaaaacatAGGAGaaaagaattataacaatgattatgcacctgcagggtgtgtgagagatGTGATTGTTTTCATGAAAGCATGTTTACTGGGGGTGTCACCTCTCTTGCACCAATGGAATCATTCCTATCCTTGCTACCACAAACTACCCTAcataagtgtagtgtttctttaaatgagGGGCTTTTTGCTTAGGGCCTTTTGTTTCTCCATTGCATTAAGAAGTTTGTTGCTGTATTCTTTTCACTGCTCCCATAGCCCAAATgcaacagaatttttatttctcagctcACCAGGCCTTGGGGATGGATCACAGAACCAGGGGATGGTTTGGGTTCCAAGGACCTTACAGATCACCTCACTGcaggcaggggcaccttcccCGAGGCCAGgcagggtgggagagggaggagagccCCTCCTGAGGCGTCACTGCCTGtagctgcctgtgctggggtggtTCTAGCTTCGGGCTGCTATGGTGTCTGgatggctgcaggagcccctgaGGCAGAATTCAGCTTCTCAGCTAGCCAGGAATGAGATCTGGGAGTCACCATAGAGGTTCCCAGGGtagctttatttcttcaaagggTTCTACCAGCAAAATCCAGATACATAGCATAGCAAGGGGTTTTTATAGGTTTTAGGGGGATTGGGATTGTAACcagtaaaattataaattgATAACTGTCCAACTACTTTGATATTCTAGGTGAAAAAAGACCAATTATCTAGTTAAAGACCAACAGAAACCCTAAATGCTAACAGGGGTTTTGGTAGGGGGGAGCATTTCCCATGACGAGTTTCATTGTCTCGGGTATGAGATGGCAGGGGCCCTTTCAGGGCCAGCTGTGCCATCCCCgtggctgctgtgtgtccctgcaggagacCGACCGCGCCATCCCCGTGCTGATCATCGGCATCCTGGTGTTCCTGCCCGGCTTCTACCACCTGCGCATCGCCTACTACGCCTCCAAGGGCTACCGGGGCTACTCCTACGACGACATCCCCGACTTCGACGACTGAGCTCCAATTAGTGCTGCCCTAATGAGCTGGTCAGAGCTGTagctgccctgggtgctggcagggcacagctgctgcctgtcccttgctcgaggtgctgctgcttttccagtttggggctgggggctccagccCGGGGTTGACCAAAAGGAATTGCAAAGAgcttgggatttattttttcctctcagggTTGCATAATTCTGCTCACTGGGAAGCTCTTGCAATCCTTGCAGTTTTCCAAAAATAGATGAGCTTGTTTCAGCAGCAGATACTTGTTTTCTCTGTAAATGTTTTCTAGAGTTTATTTTAGCATTCCATGAGATTGTGGTTATTGTTGGGTTACCTTTGCACACAGACCATAGTTAAATTCTCCTTTTGCTCTCTGTCCATCAGAAATGCTTCCAAACTACTGGTCCTGAGCTTGCCTGGAGTAAATAAAGTCTGATGAGAGGGGGAAAGCAGCACTTGCAGGAAGTGATTTCCTCACAGTGCACTTGCTCCACAGCTCCATGTCAGATTGGCCAAGCTCATTTCCTCACTAACACACCCTTCCCAAGCGAGCTTTCCCCGTGCCACTGTTGCTTTTGGCAAAACGCACTCATCCTTCACAAGGACTGCTGTTGGAGTTTGCCTGTTACTTAAACAACCAGATGGATACTGGGAGAAGGATTGGAACCCAGACTCAGGTGTCTAAATACCAAAAATCTTGGGCTTGACAAATGTGGGTATTGGAGACACTTGAATTCCAGCTGTCTGTCTTTTGGAGTCCTTTAGTCCTTGTGTAGTTAATTTGCAGTGCAGACCTGCCCAGGCCAGTGAAGAGAAGTTCTCTGTGTAGTTTGTGCTGAGCAAACCCCCTCTGGATTGCTTTGCCAGCTTTGCTGATGTGTCATTCAGGGAAAACAGAGTGATGGCTCCACTTCTGTGAGGTAaaaccaggctgctcctgagctggggtGTCTCTATGTCCTGGAGAACGAGCAGTGATGCAAGTGGATGCATTTAACGTGAATAAAGTTCTATATTCTCTGTAACTGTGTCTATCCCACCTTCACAGGTGTCAGAGTACAGTAAAAACTGTTCTGGGTTTTGGCTGCTGTTGCCTCCAgctcccaggtgctgctggagtgagggaggcagcagctctggaataGCCCAGCATTGTcagcctgcacacagcactcCACAGTTGTCACCTGAGCCCCTGAACATTCTGGAAGGAGGGGGCAGGAGTGACTGACAGTGCTGAGCAGGCCATGGAGCTGTCCACAGATCAGGGCTGGACAAACACCTTGCTCTACCCTTaggattgcttttttttttcctccttcagtgCTCCAGATTAAACCCAAactctgagccaggctggaatCTCTTCCCTCACTTGTC is a genomic window of Oenanthe melanoleuca isolate GR-GAL-2019-014 chromosome 22, OMel1.0, whole genome shotgun sequence containing:
- the TMEM230 gene encoding transmembrane protein 230, which translates into the protein MMPSRTNLSAGIPSSKVKYSKLSSTDDGYIDLQFKKSPPKIPYKAIALAVVLFMIGTFLIIIGALLLAGYISKGETDRAIPVLIIGILVFLPGFYHLRIAYYASKGYRGYSYDDIPDFDD